In the Candidatus Latescibacterota bacterium genome, one interval contains:
- a CDS encoding NAD(P)H-dependent oxidoreductase translates to MKVLLINGHQRYEGFAEGKLNQTIIDATEKQLAEAGHEVKTTIVESGYDIAEELGKYKWADAVFVQTPVYWMSVPYLFKKYIDEVYT, encoded by the coding sequence ATGAAGGTTCTCCTGATCAATGGCCATCAGCGCTATGAAGGATTTGCCGAGGGCAAACTGAATCAGACTATTATTGACGCGACTGAAAAACAGCTGGCCGAGGCAGGTCACGAAGTGAAAACGACAATCGTGGAGAGCGGTTACGATATCGCCGAGGAACTGGGCAAGTACAAGTGGGCAGATGCTGTCTTTGTTCAGACACCCGTGTACTGGATGAGTGTTCCGTATCTATTCAAGAAGTACATCGATGAAGTCTACAC